From Nocardioides faecalis:
ACGTCTTCGTGAGCCGGAAGTACTCACCCGCGGTCCCAGCCACCGCCGCCACCGACCCGGCGGCCGCGCCCGCCGTCGTCACGTGGGTGCGCGCCACGTCGAGCGACTCGAGGAACCGGCTGCGGTCCTGCTCGTCGCCGATCACGACGATGCCGTCCTGCTCCCGCCAGAGCAGCACGTTGCCGTCCGGAACGTCAGGTGTGCCTGCGAGCTCCATGGGGGTGAGTGGGATGAGCGCGTTGTCCACAGAGTCCCTCGTCCGAGTCGTTGGGGTCAGCGTCCTGATGAGGACGGGGCCGACACTGTCACGGCGCAGTCGTCCCCGGGTTGGAATCGCGACAAGGCGACTCGCTCGGGCCGGGGCCCTGCCGGCCGAGCTGCTCAGTCCAGCAGCTCGGCCACCAGCTCGACTTGCCGCGGGTCGTCGCTGGTGGGGATGAGCTGCACCTCGTCGGCGCCGATGTCGGCGAAGCGAGCCAGCAGCGCACGCAGCTCGGCGAGCGTGCCCGCGAAGCCGGCCGTCGGGGCGAGGGCGTCGACGAAGCTCGCCGGGATCCAGTTCATGTAGTGCCGAAGGTGGGTGTGCACCTGCCCGCGCGGGTCGGCGGAGGTCTCGGCCAACGCGAACCAGAACGACGTGGTGAGCCGGGGCGTGGGCCGGCCCGCCTCGGCCCACGCCGCACGCGCGACGTCGAAGAGCGTGTCGGTGCCCGACACGTCCGCGTCGAGGGTCATCCCGGCGAGGCCGTCGGCCCAGCGCGCGGAGTGCCGCAGCGTGCGCACCCCGTGGGTGCCGACCAACAGCTCGGGTCCGCCCTCGCGGTGCGGTGCGGGCCCGACCGGACGGGTGGCGCCGGTCAGGTTCTCGCCCGCCCAGACCCGGCGCAGCACGGATGCGCGCTCGGCCAGGTCGGCCATGGTGCGGTCCGCCAGGTCCGCGCCCACCGCGGCGTAGTCCTCGTCGCGGCCGCCGACCCCGAGGCCGACGGAGAGCCGGCCGCCGGCGAGCCGGTCCCCGGTCGCCAGTGCCTTGGCCAGCAGCACCGGGTCGTGCAGCTGCGGTACGACGACGGTGGTGGTCAGGTGCACCCGGCTCGTCCACGCCGCGACCGCCCCGAGCAGGGTGAGCGCGTCGGGGTTGTCGAAGGCGATCCGCTCCCCGAAGGACAGACAGCTGTAGGGCCCGGTGTCGATGAGCGTGGCCCACTCGTGCAGCGTCTCGGGGGTGATGTCGGGCTCCATCACCGGCAGCGTCATGCCGACGCCCATGCCCGAGACGCCCGCGCGGGGCCCGATGCTCACCAGACCACGCCGCGGTCGACCACGAGGTTGGCCCCGGTCACCGAGCGCGCGGCATCGGAGGCCAGGTAGAGCAACGCCTCGGCGACGTCCTCGGGCGGCATGAAGCCGGGGATGACCGACTGGCTCTTCGCGATGAGGTCCCAGTTGACGTTCGCCGGCAGGCCCGCGGCGGCGGCCTCGATCATCGGGGTCTCGATGCCGCCGGGGGAGACGCAGTTGACGCGCACGCCCTGGGTGCCGAGCTCGACGGCCAGCGAGCGCATGCCCAGCAGGAGCGCGGCCTTCGAGGCGCAGTACTGGGTGTTGTAGGGCTGGCCCATCACCGCCGAGATCGACGCGACCGAGACGACGTTGCCCTTGCTCTCCACGAGCGCCTCGGCGAAGGACTGGGTCAGCATGAGGGGTGCAAGGGCGTTGATCTCGAAGTGCTTGCGCACCCCGGTCGGGGTGAGCTTGCCGAGCTCGGCGAACTGTTGGATGCCGGCGACGTTGCACAGCACGTCGAGGCCGCCGAGGTCGGCGAGGGCGCGGGCGACGAAGCCGTCGCGCGCGGCGTCGTCGGTCAGGTCGCAGGCGACGACGCCGTCCCCGGCGACCACGTCGGTGCCGAGGACCTGGGCACCCTCGCTGCGGAACAGCTCGGCGACGACGCGGCCGAGACCGCCGGCCGCTCCGGTGACGACGACCCTGCGGTCGGTGAAGCGGGCGGGTCGCACAGCGGTCACGGGATCCTCCAGGTGGCTCGTTCGCCGAGCGTCCGCCGGCGCGAGGCTCATACTAGAACGTGTTCCAGTTCTGTCGGGAGGAGTCCGCGGCCGCTCCGACCGGGGGAGTGCTGCAGGGTCAGGTGTCGGAGGCCAGCGCGTGCAGCAGCAGCGAGCCGAGCTCGCCGTACGCCTCGGTGTCGCTGAGGCCGAGGCGCCGGGTCAGGTCGCCGCGGGGGACGGCGAACATCGTGGCGGTGGCCATCTCGGCGGCGAAGGCGGCGTGCACGGGCCGGAACGCACCGGAAGCGACGCCCTCGGCGATCAGCTCCCGGAGGCGGTCGGCCGCGGCGGCGGTGCTGCTGCGGTAGACCTCGGCGGTGGGACGGAAGCCGGTGACGTCGTCCAGGAATGCACCGGAGAGCGGGCGCAGTCGCCCCGAGGTTGCGGCGAGGTAGGTCGCGACCCGCTCCCGGGGGTCGGTGACCTCGGCGACGCGGGCCTCGACGGCCTCGGCGGAGACCTCGACGTAGCGCCGCACGACCTGCACCGCGAGGTCCGCCTTGGAGTCGGCGAGGGCATAGAGGGTCGTCTTGGAGCAGTGCAGCCGGGCCGAGACCTCGTCGAGGGTCAGGTGCAGGAAGCCCTCGGCGACGAGCAGGTCCACCAGCCGGTCGAGCAGGTCGAGCTGGCGCCGGGTCCGCCGGCGCGCCGGAGCCGGCGCGGGGTCGCCGAGAGTGCTCGGGCCGTCGGACGCGTCGGGCGGGGGCACCCGGCCATTGTGACACCCGAATTGATACGAGAACCTGTACTAGAGAACGGTTGCTAGTATCGATCGGTGCCTCCGGTGGCGCGTCCCGTGCTCCCTGACGTTCTCCAGGCGCTCCACGGCGACCCTCGGGCCCGTGACCGCGACCGCGCTGTCCGACGCCTCCGTCGGACAGGCCCCCACCCCATCGCGTCCTGAAAGGACCCCTCCCATGCAGATCGCAGGCAGTGCAGCCATCGTCACCGGCGGAGCCTCCGGCCTGGGTGCCGCGACCGCGCGCGCCCTCGCCGAGAAGGGTGCCCGCGTCCACGTGCTCGACCTGGCCTCCTCCATCGCGAACGCACCCGAGGTCGACGGCGTGAGCTACCTGGCCGCCGACATCACCGACCCCGAGCAGGTCCAAGCGGCCGTCGACACCGCCGCTGCCGGCGTCGAGCCCCTGCGGATCGTGGTCAACTGCGCCGGCATCGGCCCCTCGATGCGGATCCTCGGCAAGAAGGGCCCGCACGACCTCGCCTTCTACGCCAAGGTCGTCCAGGTCAACCTGATCGGCACCTTCAACGTGATGACGCTGGCCGCGGAGAAGATCGCGGCCACCGAGCCGCTGGCCGACGACGCCCGCGGCGTCGTGGTCAACACCGCCTCCGTGGCCGCCTTCGACGGCCAGGTCGGCCAGGCGGCGTACTCCTCGTCCAAGGGTGGCGTCGTCGGCCTCACCCTGCCTGCCGCGCGCGACCTCGCGCAGTACGGCATCCGGGTCAACACGATCTGCCCCGGCATCGTGGAGACGCCGATGCTGGCCACCGTCTCCGAGGAGTTCCGCGCCGGGCTCGCCGCCGGCGTGCCGTTCCCGCCCCGCCTCGGCCGCCCCGAGGAGTACGCCTCGCTCGCCCTGCACCTCGTCGAGCACGACTACCTCAACGGCGAGACCATCCGGATGGACGGCGCCCTGCGGATGGCCCCGCGCTGACGCCGCCCGGCCAGCGCGGTCCGGCAGGGGCGGATCCGTTAGCGTGAGCCGCGTGACCCGCCTGCTCATGCGCTCCGGCAAGGACCCGTTCGAGATCGTCGGCCTCGAGGAGTCGATCGAGCGGGACACGATCCTGACCAACAGCGGGAACCTGGTCTTCAGCGAGGCCGCCCACAAGCTGATGGACGTCCCCGGCGTCGAGGTCGTCTCGACCTCCTCCGACGGCGTGCGCGGCAAGCTGGGGGACCGGATCAACGAGGAGTTCGACGCCTTCGTCGTCCCGCTGGCGAACGCGTTCCGGCCCTCCTTCGAGCCCGGCCTCAAGCGCCTGACCCGCACCATCCGCAGGTCCACCAAGCCCGTGGTCGTGCTCGGCGTGGGCGGCCAGGCCGGGGTCGGCGGCGACGTCGAGCACCTGCGCCCGATGGAGGAGACCGTCAAGGACTTCGTCTCCGCGGTGCTCGACAAGGGCCCCTCGATCGGCGTGCGCGGCGAGTTCACCGCCGAGTACCTGACCTCCCTGGGCTTCCGCGACGTCGAGGTCATCGGCTGCCCCTCGATGTTCCGCCACGGCCCCGAGCTGCCCTTCCGCCAGCCGAGCGCCGGTCCCACCGCGGACTCGACGATCTCGATGAACGGCTCGCACGCGCTGTTCCGCAACCAGGACCTCGGCCGCATCGTGGACCGGGTCCGCGAGCGGTTCCCCCGCACGATCTTCATCGGCCAGAACAACGTGGAGGCCACCTCGCTGCGCTGGCGCACCCTGCCGCGCAACCTCCGAGCCCTCACCTCGGTGCCCACCAACCCCGAGCACCCCATGTACGCCGAGGGCAAGGTCCGCGTCTACATGGACCCCAGCACCTGGATCCGGGACCTGCGCGACGTCGACTTCTCCATCGGCGGGCGCATCCACGGCAA
This genomic window contains:
- a CDS encoding LLM class flavin-dependent oxidoreductase, whose protein sequence is MSIGPRAGVSGMGVGMTLPVMEPDITPETLHEWATLIDTGPYSCLSFGERIAFDNPDALTLLGAVAAWTSRVHLTTTVVVPQLHDPVLLAKALATGDRLAGGRLSVGLGVGGRDEDYAAVGADLADRTMADLAERASVLRRVWAGENLTGATRPVGPAPHREGGPELLVGTHGVRTLRHSARWADGLAGMTLDADVSGTDTLFDVARAAWAEAGRPTPRLTTSFWFALAETSADPRGQVHTHLRHYMNWIPASFVDALAPTAGFAGTLAELRALLARFADIGADEVQLIPTSDDPRQVELVAELLD
- a CDS encoding SDR family NAD(P)-dependent oxidoreductase, which codes for MQIAGSAAIVTGGASGLGAATARALAEKGARVHVLDLASSIANAPEVDGVSYLAADITDPEQVQAAVDTAAAGVEPLRIVVNCAGIGPSMRILGKKGPHDLAFYAKVVQVNLIGTFNVMTLAAEKIAATEPLADDARGVVVNTASVAAFDGQVGQAAYSSSKGGVVGLTLPAARDLAQYGIRVNTICPGIVETPMLATVSEEFRAGLAAGVPFPPRLGRPEEYASLALHLVEHDYLNGETIRMDGALRMAPR
- a CDS encoding TetR/AcrR family transcriptional regulator, whose protein sequence is MPPPDASDGPSTLGDPAPAPARRRTRRQLDLLDRLVDLLVAEGFLHLTLDEVSARLHCSKTTLYALADSKADLAVQVVRRYVEVSAEAVEARVAEVTDPRERVATYLAATSGRLRPLSGAFLDDVTGFRPTAEVYRSSTAAAADRLRELIAEGVASGAFRPVHAAFAAEMATATMFAVPRGDLTRRLGLSDTEAYGELGSLLLHALASDT
- a CDS encoding polysaccharide pyruvyl transferase family protein, which gives rise to MTRLLMRSGKDPFEIVGLEESIERDTILTNSGNLVFSEAAHKLMDVPGVEVVSTSSDGVRGKLGDRINEEFDAFVVPLANAFRPSFEPGLKRLTRTIRRSTKPVVVLGVGGQAGVGGDVEHLRPMEETVKDFVSAVLDKGPSIGVRGEFTAEYLTSLGFRDVEVIGCPSMFRHGPELPFRQPSAGPTADSTISMNGSHALFRNQDLGRIVDRVRERFPRTIFIGQNNVEATSLRWRTLPRNLRALTSVPTNPEHPMYAEGKVRVYMDPSTWIRDLRDVDFSIGGRIHGNIAAILAGTPALVLSGDARTLELARYFQIPHHVLTTLPEDVDPARLLEEADWGPMVAGHRERFARFESYLDAHGLKNTFTHGDGGVSFEQRLAAVDLPGPVEATKADDLGAAREYVDWLREYTRSLRSERSRLLGQVHDLRRPAPAPALVPALVPAGAAARVREAGARVVRRLRRS
- a CDS encoding SDR family NAD(P)-dependent oxidoreductase; the protein is MTAVRPARFTDRRVVVTGAAGGLGRVVAELFRSEGAQVLGTDVVAGDGVVACDLTDDAARDGFVARALADLGGLDVLCNVAGIQQFAELGKLTPTGVRKHFEINALAPLMLTQSFAEALVESKGNVVSVASISAVMGQPYNTQYCASKAALLLGMRSLAVELGTQGVRVNCVSPGGIETPMIEAAAAGLPANVNWDLIAKSQSVIPGFMPPEDVAEALLYLASDAARSVTGANLVVDRGVVW